Below is a genomic region from Desulfonatronum thiodismutans.
TCCTCCAAAAGCCGGGGATCGGCCTGGATGAGCAAGGTTTCCGACCAGCTTGAAAACTCGTCAGGGCTGACCAAAACCGCGGCTGGTCGCCCATTTTTTGTGATGACGACTTCCTGGTCCGTGGCGTTGACCCTGTCCACGAGATGGCTGAACTTCATTTTCGCCTCAGAGAGGGAAAGGATTTCCATGATTCGGACCTCCATTCTGGTTGACCTGAATTCAGATC
It encodes:
- a CDS encoding type II toxin-antitoxin system Phd/YefM family antitoxin; this translates as MEILSLSEAKMKFSHLVDRVNATDQEVVITKNGRPAAVLVSPDEFSSWSETLLIQADPRLLEEIVSGMRDMKENKAGLYTIDELFAE